The following is a genomic window from Lysinibacillus sp. JNUCC-52.
TGGTTCTTTTAAGACGAAAATTGCATAAATAAATAATAGCGCAATTAAAACTGCTGATGCGATGAATGGTAATTGCAAGCTATAATGACCTAGCATGCCGCCAATTGCAGGACCAAAGATAAAACCTAGACCGATGGACATGCCCATGAAACCCATGTATTTATTACGATCTTCCTCGCTCGACATGTCACCGATAAATCCTGTTACCGCTGTATAGAGTGCACCTGAGAATAAGCCACCAACTATTCGTGATACGTATAACATCGTTAAATTATCAATAAAAATTGAAAAAATGATAAAGCTGAGACTGAATCCAACCAATCCCGTCAAAATAAGTTGCTTACGTCCGACTTTATCGGATAGCTTTCCCCAAAGTGGTGCAGTAAAAAAACTTGCAAGTGAATACACTGTCAGTAAACCGCCTACATGAATGTTTTGCCAGTCGTGTTGCACGATGACTTCAGGTAAGACTGGAATAATAATTCCGAAGCCTAAGTAGACGAGAAATTGTACTGACATTAAGAGTAAAATTGGTTTTATCATTTAATTTCCTGCTTTCTTACAATATTTCAGTATGTATATTCTACCTCTCTTGTTCTTGCTAATACAAGGAAACGGAGGAAAAGCATTATTGTTAGCTAATGTAAAAAAGTTTTTTTAGTCTTTTTTATTTCGCTTAGCGGTTATTCCACAATAAATATTCCTTCTTCTATACCCTCCTTTGGTAGAGGTTTTAACTGGTCCCAACTATCCATATTGAATGAAAAAAATAATGAGGAAATATGAATAGAACCTATGAGATGTGCAAAGAATATAGTTAAATCAAATCAGTTTTTTTTGCCGTACAAAATGGTCATTAAACATAATTTACATTGTAACAAAATTGAAAAATATTAAAGACGAGTTAAATGGTATGATAGATATAAATAGACTTGTCTGACATCTATAACATAGAATATTGAAACTTTTTTGGAAATAAAACGTTATATAAAATCGAGGAAAGATTGAGGTGGAATGTATGACGAAGGAAGTAGATTTGAAAAAGATTGTTTCGAATTTATCGAAGTTGGGTGTGACTGCCACTGTAACGAAGTCTCGACTTGAACTTTTAAAAGTGCTCACACCACCAACGCAAACTCCGCAAGTTCAAGCTTAACTCGTTTTACAAAAAAAGAATGGATCGTCTTTTAAAATGAAGACAATCCATTCTTTTTTATTTCAGTTTTTAATCATCTTCATCGTGCGTTGTAAACATGTAAGTACGATAATGGAAACGCATGCTAAAGACCAGTCCAATGGCGAGCGCATTGCCCATTAGTGAACTTCCTCCATAGCTAATGAATGGAAGTGGAATACCTGTAATTGGTAATAATTGAATTGTCATGCCTATATTTTCGAATACGTGGAAGGTAATCATTGCAATAATTCCTGCACATACATAAGTTGAAAAAGGATCTTTTAACAAAAGAGTCGTTTTTGTTAAATGATAGATTAACAAAAAGAAAATACAGATTACGATACTTGCACCAATAAATCCCCATTCCTCACCAATGACGGTAAATATGAAGTCCGTATGATTTTCTGCTACGTATACTTCGCGACCACGGAAACCTTTACCGAAAATTTCGCCAGAACCTATGGCGTTTAAGGAAGTGATTAAATGGTAGCCATCACTAGAAGAATATGAATAAGGATCTAGCCAAGAATAAATTCTGGCAAACTGGTAAGCTTTAAAGCCAAATGTTTTTTCTAAAAAGTCCTGCATGTAAAGCGCCATCCAAAGGAGACTTCCCCCGATAACTGCGCCCCCTAAAAAAGTAGGTAATATAATCTTCCAAGAAATACCTGCTACAATGACAAGTGCTGCGGTAATTGCAAAGAAAACGAGTGCAGATCCAAGGTCAGGCTGTTTCATAATAATACCAAGTGGTATAATCAACGTTATACCGATTTTGCCTAGTAAAATGAAGTCTGATTTTATAGATCTTAAAGAATAAACTTCATGGTGCTTACTAATAAGTCGCGCAAGTGCTAAAATATAAAAAGTTTTCATAAATTCGGAGGGCTGGATATTGCCGAGCGGTGTATGGAACCAGCTTTTTGCTCCATTTACAGGCTCACCAATCTGACCTTTTCCTTCCGGCATGAAAATAAGTAAAACTAAAAGGGCGATCCCTGCTCCATACATATACCAAGCCATTTTTTTATATTGATCGGGTTCGAAAAACATAATGACACCGATAATAACTGCACCAATTACATACCACTGTAACTGCTTTGGTACGTAGTTAATGCCGTATTGTCCAGAAGTTTGCGCAGATGCAATAGCTAACAAACTAATGACAAGGAAAGTGAAAAGTATAAAAGCGAGCGTCCAGTCAAAACGGTTCACGAAATTTCGTTTATTTTCCATAAAAGCCACCTAAAATAAAATAGTTTAAAGAGATGCGTACATACGCATGTTGAACATTAACATTATAACGCAAAAAACAATTTTACGCCTGAGTATATTGTTCTGACGACAAATAGCATAAAATGTTTCAAAAAATGATGATTAGTTTTATAATGAAGTGAAGAATGGGGTGATGGTTGTGGCTAAGAAATTAAAGTCAGCTGAAGATTTTATGTATCATATATATGTTCATATGAACGATGTCGATAAATTTGTTATTTTTAGCGGGCTTAAGCTTTCGCAATTTGTGGCTGCTTTAGATCCACTGCATCACTTACTTTTACTTAAGCATTCCTATGAAGATGGATCATTTAATATGCATACACAGTTTGATTATGTACCAGACGAGGAGGTTCCTCGTTTTGTAAAAAAGGCTACAGAGTCAAAGGAATTGTGTTGGATAGACTTTATGGATGAAAAGAGGCTAGATCAGCTGACTGCAATGGAGCAAGGAGAACTGCTTTACATTAGCCATAAAAAAGAACCGATTACATCGCCATTTTTTAATAAACTGCAAAATCGGTTTGTGTATTGTTCTTCGGATGTAGAAAAAATGACAAAGATTTATTTTCGCCATTTAAGTGATTCGGATTTACTTGTTGCAAATGTCATTAACTCGTTAATTCGTGAGAAAGAACGAAGCACGGGTTTTTGGAGACGGAAAGTAAAATCAAGTATTCCTTGTCTTACACCAGAATTTTTGAGAGCTTATCGTTCTTTTGCTAAGGATGGTGCATTGTTATCACTATATCGCATCGAGAAGCCGAAAGCTGCATATGGTATAGAAATTCGTAATTTATCAGATTATAACTTCCCAGATGAAGTCTGGGATGATTTAAATACAATTTTGAAAAACGAACACGATGAATTGATTCAAATTATTTAGCGCTATTTAGCAGGTATTTCACCAGCCAAATATCAAGGGAACCGAAGCAAGTGATAGTCTGTCATTTACTTAGGTGATAACTTTTGAATGAATAAGGCACTCAAATCTCACCGTAATTTTGACGGTGAGATTTTTATGTCATTTGTCAAGACGTTTCGTGATAAACTAATAATACTCAAGAAGTATGTGGAGGGCACAAAAATGAAAAAAAGAATCGGTTTATTATACGGCGGAAAATCAGCGGAGCATGAAGTGTCATTGTCGACAGCGTGTGCGGTCACTGGAGCTTTGAATTTCGAGGAGTATGAGATATATCCGATTTACATTACACAAAGTGGGGAATGGCGACGCGGGGAGCGTTTAGAAAAACCTGCAAGCTCGATTGAAGAATTGCAATTTGGTGATGATGCCATTGTTTTAGAAAATAATATTACAGCATTTTTAATCGATCAAAATGGCGCAGCAGTACAATTTGATGTTATTTTCCCTTTACTGCACGGCACAAATGGGGAAGATGGAACCGTACAGGGCTTACTTGAAGTATTAAATCTTCCGTATGTCGGAAATGGTGTATTGGCGTCATCAGCAGGTATGGATAAAGTGATTATGAAGCAATTGTTTGAAATTGCGGGTTTACCACAAGTGCCATATACGTACTTCATTCGCAGTGAATGGACTAATGAGCAAGAGACTATTTTAACGCGCTGTGAAGAAACATTGGCTTGGCCGATGTTTGTAAAGCCTGCCAATTTAGGATCAAGTGTTGGCATAAGTAAGGCTTCAAATCGTCAAGAGCTTATGAAAGCGATTGAGGTGGCTTTGCAATTTGACCGTAAAATTGTAGTGGAGCAAGGAATTGTAGCACGTGAAATTGAACTAGCTGTACTGGGCAATGATTATCCAGAAGTTTCAGTGCCAGGTGAGATTAAACCTATGACTGAATTTTATGATTACGACTCGAAATATAAGGATGGCTCAACGGCGCTTATTATTCCTGCAGAGCTACCTACAGATGTTGTAACAAGCTTAAAAGAACATGCAAAAAGCGCGTTTAAAATTTTAGATGGAAGCGGTTTAGTACGTGCAGACTTCTTTGTTACGGCAGATCATGACATATATATTAACGAAGTAAATACGATGCCAGGTTTTACGCCTGTAAGTATGTATCCGCTTCTTTGGCAACATACAAATGTAAGCTATCCAGAGCTTATTAATCGACTGATTGCGCTAGCACTTGAGCGTTATGAGGAAAAACAACAGCTTCAATATAAAAAAGACTGAGTGGGATTATTGTGAAAAAGACATTAAAACAATTAGCAGCATGGTTGAATGTTGAGGAGCCAGCTTTTGGAGAGACGGTAGTAACTGGTATATCTATTGATACAAGAACAATCAATCAAGGAGATTTATTTGTACCATTTCGTGGAGAAATGGCAAATGGTCATAAGTTTGTACAACAAGCTTTTGAAAAAGGAGCTGGTGCTTCGCTTTGGCAAAAAGATGAACCGAATCCACCAAAGGGTGTTCCGTTATTATTTGTCGATGACCCAGAGCTGGCATTACAGCAAATGGCACGTGCTTATCGTGACGAGCATAAGGCAACTTTTATTGGCATTACAGGCTCGAATGGTAAAACGTCAACAAAGGATATTTTAGCAGGTACGCTTGCTCCGTTTTTTAAAGTGCAAAAAACGATTGGCAATTTTAATAACCAACTAGGTTTACCGATTACGATTTTACAGCTTGATGAGGATACAGACGTTGCAGTACTTGAGATGGGCATGAGTGGCTTTGGTGAGATTGAATTTTTAACAAAATTAGCTCGACCTCATATAACGGTAATTACAAATATTGGCGAGGCGCATATGCAGGATTTAGGCTCTCGTGCGGGCATTGCTAAAGCGAAGTTTGAAATTATTCAAGGCATGCAGAAAAATGGTGTCCTTTTTTATGATGGTGACGAACCATTGCTAAAAGAACTTGTTGCAAAAGAGCAAAATTTAAATGCGAAGGCATTTGGTTTAGAACGAGGCGATTTGTTATATGCTGACAATATTGAGGCAACAGCCAATGGAAGTAGCTTTACAACGCACGGCGCGATTGAAGGGGATTTCTTTATCTCAGTTCTTGGTAAGCACCAGGTGAAAAACACATTGATTGCAATGCTTATCGCCCAAAAGCTAGGGTTAAATGATGAACAAATTCGCGAATCGTTAAAAGGTGTCACATTAACAGATATGCGCATGCAACAAGTATATGGAAATCAAGGTGCATTATTTATTAATGATGCCTACAATGCTGCACCTACATCTGTAAAGGCTGCTATTCAGTTTATTGCAACAACGACGATTCGTCCTGAAAAGTGGCTTGTCTTAGGGGATATGCTCGAGCTTGGAGCGAATGAACAAAGCTTCCATGAAGACTTATCACTAGCTATTCATGAAGGTGAGATTGACTACGTTTGTTTATATGGTCCACGTATGGCCTATTTATATGAAGTGTTAAAAGAACGTTTTGATGCTGATCATTTACTATATGAGCAAGATGATTTTGCACCAATTATTGCAAAGCTTCAACAGGCTACGGAGCAGTCCATCGTTTTATTAAAGGGCTCACGTGGCATGAAGCTAGAAACGATTTTACAAGCATTTACTTCATAATTTATTATAATGAATAGTTACCGACAGGGTAAAAATCCGCTTTTGCTGTAATAGACATCATATGCGGGTTTTTACCTTTTTTGAAAAAATCATAATGGCGGGCTATATTGCTCGTAAAACGTCCACTTTTTTAGAGGTGAGAGTAATGGCAATAGGTGTATTATGTTTACATGGATTTTCAGGTGGGGCTTATGAAGTAGAGCCTTTTACCGCTTATTTACGTGCTAATACAAATTGGTTAATCGAAGCACCTACTTTATCAGGACATGGGGAAGAACTGAATATGAAAGGTTTTACAGCACAGCATTGGTTAATGGATGCCGAGTTGGCTTTTCGAGCGCTTTCAAAAAAAGTCGAGGAAATTATTGTTGTTGGTTTTTCAATGGGCGGAATTATTGCGCTCTACTTAGCAAAGCGATATAAAGTGAAGAAGCTCGTACTGCTCAGTGCGGCAGCTAAATATGTAAGCCCTAAGCAACTCGTAAAGGATTTTAAAATGCTGGCGACTGAGGCGTATCATCGAAACCTTTCTAATAATGAGCTGTATTTGAGATATCGACATAAGTTTAATAATGTGCCATTATCAGCAACAATCGAATTTATGAAACTTGTTCAAAAGGTGGCGCCATATTATCAAGATATTAAAGTGCCTGTTTATATTATTCAGGGGAAATTAGATGGGATTGTACCATATCATACCGCCCAATTTTTATTCGATCAATTAGCCTCCATGAATAAAAAGTTGTATTTTTCTGATAATGGAAAACATCATATTTGTTATTGTGAAGATTGTTTTGACTGGTTTACGAAGGTTTTAGCGTTTTTAAAAGAGCGATAAAGTAGTCAGATTATTACGACTCATGCGTTATCGTTGCATACGGTTCATTACCATGATAGACTAGTGTAAGCAATGGATACATTTTGTGCGAAGACTCTTCATAATTTGGTTGAAGAGTACTTTTTTTTGAACATAACGGTTTTATTCTAAGTGAATAATTACGCAGAATCAAACCGCTCGGTAAAGACCGGGCTTTCCTTTTCATATAAGAGAGCTCTACATGGAACTTTGTAGAGAAAATTTTTAAGTAACGGAAACGTTCCACAACACAGGCTCGAATTTGCCGACAACTTCATCTGAAAATGTAACCATTTGTCAACTTAAAAGGAAAAAAGGAGATTGAGAAGTTTGACAAATTTTTCAGAATTAAATATTAGCGAATCTACATTACGTTCAGTAAAACGTATGGGATTCGAAGAAGCAACACCAATCCAAGAGGGAACTATTCGTTTTGCCATTGAAGGTCGCGATGTATTAGGTCAAGCGCAAACTGGTACAGGTAAAACTGCCGCTTTTGGTATTCCACTTATCGAGAAAATCGATCCTAAAAACCCTAATATCCAAGCATTAGTAATTGCTCCAACTCGTGAATTAGCGATTCAAGTTTCAGAAGAACTATATAAAATCGGTTACGACAAGCGTGTGAAATTATTATCAGTTTACGGTGGTCAAGAAATCGGCCGTCAAATTCGTGCACTGAAAAATAAACCACAAATTATTGTTGGGACACCAGGTCGTATTTTAGACCATATTAATCGTCGTACTTTAAAACTAGAAGATGTTCAAACACTTGTATTGGACGAAGCAGATGAAATGTTAAACATGGGCTTCATCGAAGACATTAACTCAATTTTAGAAAACGTACCTGCTGAGCGTCAAACATTATTATTCTCAGCTACAATGCCACCAGCAATCCGTAAAATTGCTGAAACATTTATGCGTGAACCTGAAATTGTAAAAATTAAAGCAAAAGAATTAACAGTGGATAACATTGAACAATTTTTTGTAAAAGCTGCTGAACGTGAAAAATTCGATGTTTTATCTCGTCTATTGAATGTTCACCAACCAGAATTAGCAATTATCTTTGGACGTACAAAACGTCGCGTAGATGAGTTAGCACAAGCTTTATCAATCCGCGGATACCTTGCAGAAGGAATTCACGGTGATTTAAGCCAAGCAAAACGTATTTCAGTATTACGTCAATTTAAAGAAAATAAAATTGATATCCTAGTTGCAACAGATGTTGCCGCTCGTGGTCTTGATATTTCAGGCGTTACACATGTATATAACTTTGATATTCCTCAAGACCCTGAGTCTTACGTTCACCGTATCGGTCGTACTGGCCGTGCAGGAAAATCAGGTCTTGCAGTAACGTTTGTAACACCTCGTGAAATGGGTTATTTACGTATCGTTGAAGAAACAACGAAAAAACGTATGACACCACTTCGTCCACCAACAAATGACGAAGCTTTAGTAGGTCAACAACGTTTAGCTATTGAGACGCTTGAAGGTATTATTTCAACTAATAACTTAGGTGATTATCGTACATTAGCTACAGAAGTTCTTGAAAACCATGATGCAATTGATGTAGTAGCTGCTGCATTACGTTCATTAACAAAAGAGCCAGATGATTCGCCTGTTACAATTACAGAAGAACGTCCATTACCAATGCGCCGTGAGCGTTCTGGTGGCGGCGGCGGTCGCGGTGGTGATCGTAACGGTCGTAACAGAAACGGTGGCGGTCGTAGCTATGGCGGTAACCGTCGTGAAGGTAGTGGTGGCGGAGATCGTCGCAACAGTGGAGGCCGTCGTGAAGGTGGTCGTCGCGAAGGCGGAGCTCGCCGTGAAGGTGGACAAGGTCGTTCACGTGCACCACGTCGTCATGAAGACTAATTAATTTTTGAACCTTACAGTCAAATTGGCTGTAAGGTTTTTTTGTATTTATAATGAAACAAATTAGTGTTAGTGTACGTATACATAGGTAATTAAAAGAGGGGGAACAACATGAGAGCTGAACCAATTCATCAAATTTCTCGAAAAGGGTTAACGGTATGGCGATTGTATGGTGTTTTACAAACACTACTATTGTTAGTCATATCTGCTTTGGTATGTTACGGAACTTATTATTTTGAATGGCCTTCATTTATTTATATCATCGCAATTGCTGTTGTTTTATTAAGCGTTTTTTTATTGGTGTATTTATTTCCTAAGATCCGTTGGGAGCGTTGGCGATATGAAGTCCGTGAACATGAAATTGAAGTGCAACATGGATTATTTGTAGTAAAACGCACACTCATACCAATGGTACGTGTACAACATGTTGATACTACACAGGGACCAATTTTAAAAAGATATAGCTTAGGTAATATTTCAATCTCTACAGCTGCCACAGTACATACCATTCCTGCGCTTGTCATGAACGAAGCAGATGGACTTCGTGCGCGTATTTCGGAATTAGCAAGGGTGGCAGAAGATGATGTCTAATGAAATTTATCGTTTGCACCCTGTATCGGCTATTATTTCTAGTGTCAAAGCACTAAAAAGTATGATACTTCCTGTTGCTATTATTATTATTAGTAACGGTTTTAACTTTTCATTTAATTTCCGCAGCGAATATTTTTTTGAAACAGTGTTATTGTTTGGTGTGTGGGGAGTAGCGGCTGTGCTTGCGCTAGTTGGTGGTATCGTTAAATGGCGTACCTTTGTTTATTGGTTTGAGGATGGCGAATTACGGGTGAAGTATGGGTTATTCGTAAAAAAGAAGCGATATATTCCTTTTGAACGTATTCAAAGCTTAAATTATCATGAAGGTATTTTTCACCGTATCTTCGGTTTAGTAAAGGTGCAAGTAGAGACTGCAGGGAATAAGGGCGGTAAGCCAGAGGCAGAATTAACAGCTATTCGAAAAAATGCGGCAGATGTAATAGAGCAAGAAATGCGTCGAGCAAAAACGCAAGTAGCTAAACATCTAGACGAAGAACAATCACCTGAGCAGCAAGTCGGTGAAATAACGACTCCTGCAATTTATCATATGTCAATGCGGGATTTACTTGTGTTAGCAACGACTTCTGGTGGGATAGGCGTAGTGTTGTCTGGTCTTGCAGCAATAGTCTCGCAGTTTTCAGATATTATTCCCTATGATGAAGTCTTCCATGAACTGGCGGATTTTGCGAAGGTGGGGGCATTTTTAGTTGCCGTAATGGTTATGTTCGTCCTTATTGTTGCTTGGTTAGTATCGGTAGTCATCACACTTGTAAATTATTATGATTATACAGTTCGCATTGAAGATGAAAAGCTAATGATTACTAAGGGGTTACTGGAAAAGAAAAGAATTACACTACCGTTAAATCGAATACAGGCAATCCGAATTGTTGAAAATCCTTTAAGACAAGTATTTGGCTTTGCAACTGTTGTTGTAGAAAGTGCTGGTGGCAACGGTGAAAATGGTAGAGATAAGAAAATTGCATTGTTTCCACTAATTAAAAAGCAAGATTGTTTGCAAACATTAGTGCAACTTTTCCCTGAAATGAATTGGCAACCTGAATTTACAAGGGCTCCGAAACGAGCACGTCCATTTTTTTATCGCATCGACTTTTTCTGGCTTGTACCGATTATAGGTGCTTGTAGTTATTACTTCTATCCTTATGGGTTGTTGTCATTATTGTTAATTCCACTATCCATATTACTTGGCGTTTGGCAACATAGAACAGCAGGTTATATGATCGATGGAAAGCAACTTGCAATGCAATATCGTATATTCAGCCGTATTACATTGTTTATGGAGAAAAAACGGATACAATCTATGGAAAGTAGTCAAACGTATTTCCAAAAACGCAAGCAAGTAATGTCTATAAAAGCTACGGTAATGTCAGGGATGTCTGGTATGACGGGTAATGTACCAAGCATAGAGCAACGAGATGCCGAAACCATATTATCTTGGTATGAACATTAATAGAGAAATAAGCTAATCTTTACATGGAAATGTGGAGATTGGCTTTTTTTATATACGAAAATAGGGAAAACGCGTTTATAATAGAATAAATCGGCGAAAAGGGGTGGGATTAATGTTTAGATACAACATAAATGAACACACATATTTAAAAATGTTAGATTTAAGCGATGTAGATGAATTATTTGCATTAACGGATCGTTCGCGAGACACTTTACGTGAGTGGTTACCCTTTGTAGACAATGTGAGATCAGTGAAAGATACGGAGCATTTTGTACGAAATGCGATGCAACAATATGTTGATAATAACGGGATACAGGCTGGGATTTACTATGATGGTAAGTTAGCAGGCGTTATTGGTTATCACCAAGTAAATTGGCAACATAAATGGACGAGCATTGGCTATTGGCTTGGTAATGATTTTGTTGGCAAGGGGCTTGTGACGAATTCTATGAAGGCGTTCATCGATTTTGCTTTTGACTATTTAAAGTTACATCGTATTGAAGTACGAGTTGCAGTAGGAAATATTCGTAGCCGTACAATTCCAAAAGTATTAGGTTTTAATGAAGAAGGACGGTTACGGGATGCTGAATGGTTATACGATCATTATGTAGATCAAGTCGTATATGGGTTAACCGCAACAGAATGGAAAAAAATAAAAATGGCTAAAGAGGATACAGTTGTACTATAATTTCAACGATACCATAACAGTGAGGTAACGTTTGTGAGCTAAAAAAGAGGACTAGCCCAAAGTGATGAAGATATCACAGTTTGGGTTAGCTCCTCTTTTTATAAGCTATTTGCCAGCCATTTTTTGCTTGCGCCAGCTTAAAATTCTTGTGGGATGTAAGTAAATAAGACCGAGAATGAAACCTGTCACTAAACCACCTATATGGGCATAAACATTTACATTGGACTGTAAGAAAGTCATGATGACACTGATGACGATAATCGGCAATATAAGCTTACGAAGCATTGGCATCGTGCGACGAGTATAGTAAACAAGAGCACCGAATGCTCCAAAAATCCCGAAAATTGCACCACTTGCGCCAAGGCTTGCATAGCTTCCATCATTAAGCATAAAGGTTGCCATGTTACCTACGATGCCAGATAATAAGTAAATCGTAATGAAACGTGCTTTACCAGCAATTTTTTCGAGTTCTGGTCCAAATAAAAACAGAGAAAACATATTAAATAGCACATGCATAAAGTTTGCATGCAAAAACATGGCTGAGAATACTCGCCACCATTCACCGCTTTGTATGAGGAAATTGACTTGAATCCCATAGTTCCACAGCAGCTCCCCTATAATGGGAATAAGGGTTAATACATAAAGAATTAGATTCACAGCTATTAATGTTGAAACAACAGGGTAATAACTTGTATATTGC
Proteins encoded in this region:
- a CDS encoding DEAD/DEAH box helicase; translated protein: MTNFSELNISESTLRSVKRMGFEEATPIQEGTIRFAIEGRDVLGQAQTGTGKTAAFGIPLIEKIDPKNPNIQALVIAPTRELAIQVSEELYKIGYDKRVKLLSVYGGQEIGRQIRALKNKPQIIVGTPGRILDHINRRTLKLEDVQTLVLDEADEMLNMGFIEDINSILENVPAERQTLLFSATMPPAIRKIAETFMREPEIVKIKAKELTVDNIEQFFVKAAEREKFDVLSRLLNVHQPELAIIFGRTKRRVDELAQALSIRGYLAEGIHGDLSQAKRISVLRQFKENKIDILVATDVAARGLDISGVTHVYNFDIPQDPESYVHRIGRTGRAGKSGLAVTFVTPREMGYLRIVEETTKKRMTPLRPPTNDEALVGQQRLAIETLEGIISTNNLGDYRTLATEVLENHDAIDVVAAALRSLTKEPDDSPVTITEERPLPMRRERSGGGGGRGGDRNGRNRNGGGRSYGGNRREGSGGGDRRNSGGRREGGRREGGARREGGQGRSRAPRRHED
- a CDS encoding PH domain-containing protein, which encodes MRAEPIHQISRKGLTVWRLYGVLQTLLLLVISALVCYGTYYFEWPSFIYIIAIAVVLLSVFLLVYLFPKIRWERWRYEVREHEIEVQHGLFVVKRTLIPMVRVQHVDTTQGPILKRYSLGNISISTAATVHTIPALVMNEADGLRARISELARVAEDDV
- a CDS encoding alpha/beta hydrolase, yielding MAIGVLCLHGFSGGAYEVEPFTAYLRANTNWLIEAPTLSGHGEELNMKGFTAQHWLMDAELAFRALSKKVEEIIVVGFSMGGIIALYLAKRYKVKKLVLLSAAAKYVSPKQLVKDFKMLATEAYHRNLSNNELYLRYRHKFNNVPLSATIEFMKLVQKVAPYYQDIKVPVYIIQGKLDGIVPYHTAQFLFDQLASMNKKLYFSDNGKHHICYCEDCFDWFTKVLAFLKER
- a CDS encoding D-alanine--D-alanine ligase, which gives rise to MKKRIGLLYGGKSAEHEVSLSTACAVTGALNFEEYEIYPIYITQSGEWRRGERLEKPASSIEELQFGDDAIVLENNITAFLIDQNGAAVQFDVIFPLLHGTNGEDGTVQGLLEVLNLPYVGNGVLASSAGMDKVIMKQLFEIAGLPQVPYTYFIRSEWTNEQETILTRCEETLAWPMFVKPANLGSSVGISKASNRQELMKAIEVALQFDRKIVVEQGIVAREIELAVLGNDYPEVSVPGEIKPMTEFYDYDSKYKDGSTALIIPAELPTDVVTSLKEHAKSAFKILDGSGLVRADFFVTADHDIYINEVNTMPGFTPVSMYPLLWQHTNVSYPELINRLIALALERYEEKQQLQYKKD
- a CDS encoding GNAT family N-acetyltransferase, giving the protein MFRYNINEHTYLKMLDLSDVDELFALTDRSRDTLREWLPFVDNVRSVKDTEHFVRNAMQQYVDNNGIQAGIYYDGKLAGVIGYHQVNWQHKWTSIGYWLGNDFVGKGLVTNSMKAFIDFAFDYLKLHRIEVRVAVGNIRSRTIPKVLGFNEEGRLRDAEWLYDHYVDQVVYGLTATEWKKIKMAKEDTVVL
- a CDS encoding Lmo0850 family protein, translated to MTKEVDLKKIVSNLSKLGVTATVTKSRLELLKVLTPPTQTPQVQA
- a CDS encoding UDP-N-acetylmuramoyl-tripeptide--D-alanyl-D-alanine ligase yields the protein MKKTLKQLAAWLNVEEPAFGETVVTGISIDTRTINQGDLFVPFRGEMANGHKFVQQAFEKGAGASLWQKDEPNPPKGVPLLFVDDPELALQQMARAYRDEHKATFIGITGSNGKTSTKDILAGTLAPFFKVQKTIGNFNNQLGLPITILQLDEDTDVAVLEMGMSGFGEIEFLTKLARPHITVITNIGEAHMQDLGSRAGIAKAKFEIIQGMQKNGVLFYDGDEPLLKELVAKEQNLNAKAFGLERGDLLYADNIEATANGSSFTTHGAIEGDFFISVLGKHQVKNTLIAMLIAQKLGLNDEQIRESLKGVTLTDMRMQQVYGNQGALFINDAYNAAPTSVKAAIQFIATTTIRPEKWLVLGDMLELGANEQSFHEDLSLAIHEGEIDYVCLYGPRMAYLYEVLKERFDADHLLYEQDDFAPIIAKLQQATEQSIVLLKGSRGMKLETILQAFTS
- a CDS encoding PH domain-containing protein; amino-acid sequence: MSNEIYRLHPVSAIISSVKALKSMILPVAIIIISNGFNFSFNFRSEYFFETVLLFGVWGVAAVLALVGGIVKWRTFVYWFEDGELRVKYGLFVKKKRYIPFERIQSLNYHEGIFHRIFGLVKVQVETAGNKGGKPEAELTAIRKNAADVIEQEMRRAKTQVAKHLDEEQSPEQQVGEITTPAIYHMSMRDLLVLATTSGGIGVVLSGLAAIVSQFSDIIPYDEVFHELADFAKVGAFLVAVMVMFVLIVAWLVSVVITLVNYYDYTVRIEDEKLMITKGLLEKKRITLPLNRIQAIRIVENPLRQVFGFATVVVESAGGNGENGRDKKIALFPLIKKQDCLQTLVQLFPEMNWQPEFTRAPKRARPFFYRIDFFWLVPIIGACSYYFYPYGLLSLLLIPLSILLGVWQHRTAGYMIDGKQLAMQYRIFSRITLFMEKKRIQSMESSQTYFQKRKQVMSIKATVMSGMSGMTGNVPSIEQRDAETILSWYEH
- a CDS encoding rhomboid family intramembrane serine protease, giving the protein MFSRTENFKQYTSYYPVVSTLIAVNLILYVLTLIPIIGELLWNYGIQVNFLIQSGEWWRVFSAMFLHANFMHVLFNMFSLFLFGPELEKIAGKARFITIYLLSGIVGNMATFMLNDGSYASLGASGAIFGIFGAFGALVYYTRRTMPMLRKLILPIIVISVIMTFLQSNVNVYAHIGGLVTGFILGLIYLHPTRILSWRKQKMAGK
- a CDS encoding FtsW/RodA/SpoVE family cell cycle protein — protein: MENKRNFVNRFDWTLAFILFTFLVISLLAIASAQTSGQYGINYVPKQLQWYVIGAVIIGVIMFFEPDQYKKMAWYMYGAGIALLVLLIFMPEGKGQIGEPVNGAKSWFHTPLGNIQPSEFMKTFYILALARLISKHHEVYSLRSIKSDFILLGKIGITLIIPLGIIMKQPDLGSALVFFAITAALVIVAGISWKIILPTFLGGAVIGGSLLWMALYMQDFLEKTFGFKAYQFARIYSWLDPYSYSSSDGYHLITSLNAIGSGEIFGKGFRGREVYVAENHTDFIFTVIGEEWGFIGASIVICIFFLLIYHLTKTTLLLKDPFSTYVCAGIIAMITFHVFENIGMTIQLLPITGIPLPFISYGGSSLMGNALAIGLVFSMRFHYRTYMFTTHDEDD